The DNA segment GAACCGTTCGGACGCAATACTGCCGCAGCGATCGCCGCCGCAGCATTGCACGTCGCCCAGGCGCACGGCGAAGACGCCGTCATGCTGGTACTCGCGGCAGACCATTTGATTGCCGACCAGGAGGCATTTTCCCTAGCGGTAAGCGAAGCCGTTGCCTTGGCCCGCCAGGGCAAGCTCGTCACCTTCGGCATCCAGCCAGATGCACCGGAAACCGGCTATGGCTATATCGAAGCGAACGGCAACCAGGTTTTGCGCTTCGTCGAAAAACCCTCGCTGGCAAAAGCCGAGGAATACCTGGCATCCGGCAGCTTCTTCTGGAACTCCGGCATTTTCTGTTTTGAAGCAGGCGTGATGCTGCAGGCGCTGGAACAACATTGCCCGGATATCCTGGGCGCCACCGCGACCTGCATGACCGCCTCGCGCGCCGCGCAAGGCAAGGATTTCAGCCAGATCGAGCTCGACCCGGACAGCTTCGCGCTTGTGCCGGACAACTCGATCGACTATGCCGTCATGGAAAAATCCAGCCAGGTGGCCGTGGTTCCCTGCGACATCGGCTGGAGCGACATCGGCTCATGGAGCGCTCTGGGCAACCTGACCAATTCCGATGAACAGGGCAACCGCATCAATGGTGAAGCCCTGCTGCACGATGTATCCAATTGCTATATCCGCAGCGGCAAGCGCCTCATCGGCGCCGTCGGCCTCGACAATCTCATCATCGTCGACACGCCGGATGCGCTGCTGGTGGCAGACCGGTCCCGCGTGCAGGACGTCAAGCACCTGTACGCAGCATTGAAGGCACAGGGGCATGAAGCCCACAAGCTGCACCTCACCGTGCACCGCCCCTGGGGCACTTATACCGTGCTGGAAGATGAAGTCCGCTACAAGATCAAGCGCATCGTCGTCAAGCCGGGCGCCTCGCTCTCGCTGCAGATGCACCACCACCGCAGCGAGCACTGGATTGTCGTCAGCGGCATGGCGCGGGTCGTCAATGGCGACAATGAACTGTTCGTCAACACCAACGAATCCACCTATATCCCGGCCGGCCACAAGCACCGCCTGGAAAACCCCGGCATCCTCGACCTGGTCATGATCGAAGTGCAAAGCGGCGAGTACCTTGGCGAAGACGACATCGTGCGTTTCCAGGACGTCTACGGCCGCTGTTAAGCGCATTGCCCCCCTCGTAGCACAACCGAAGTCAGATAATGCAAACTGTTGCCGCATCAAAAAGTCAAAGCCGATTTGCCAGGTTCGCCAGCGCACTCAAATCCCGCCTTCTGAGCAATCGCCTCTTCCTGGCGACTGTCCTGATTCCGACATTGCTGGCAAGCCTGTATTTCGGGCTCATCGCCTCCGACGTCTACATTTCCGAATCGCGTTTCGTGGTACGCAGCCCGCAGCGCCAGAGCGCAAGCGGATTGGGCACCTTGCTGCAAAGCGCCGGCTTCACGCGCTCGCAGGACGACACGTACTCGGTGCAGGACTTCATGCACTCGCGCGATGCCATGCAGCAGATCAACGCCACCCTGCCCTTGAAAGCCGCTTTCGGCAACAGCGACATTGACTTGTTCAGCCGCTTCGACAGCCTCTCGCTGGATGACAGCGTCGAAGCCCTGTACCAGTATTACCAGAAGCAACTCGACATTAACGTGGATACTGCCTCCTCGATCACGTCGCTCCGAGTAAAGGCCTTCACGGCAGAAGACTCGTATCGCATCAACACCATGCTGCTGGAGATGGGCGAAAAGCTGATCAACAGGCTCAACGAGCGCGCGCGCCAGGACATGATCAGCTTCGCCTCGGCGGAAGTAAGCAGCGCCGAGCAAAAGGCCAAGGCAGCCGCGCTGGCGCTATCCGGCTATCGTAGTCAGAAAGCCGTATTCGACCCGGAGCGTCAATCCGCCCTGCAATTGCAGCTGATTTCCAAGATCCAGGACGAACTGATCGCCACCAAGACCCAGGTGGCACAACTGCGCGCCCTTACCCCGGACAATCCACAGATTCCTTCGCTGCAAAAACGCACGGAGTCACTGCAAAGTGAAATGAACGCGGAAATGGCCAAGGTGGCTGGCGGCACAGCCTCGCTCACCAACAAGGCCGCCGACTACGAGCGCCTGGCACTGGAACGGGGGTTCGCCGACAAGCAGCTGGGTGCGGCGCTGGCATCCCTGGAACAAGCCCGCAATGATGCCCAGCGCAAGCAGCTCTACCTGGAACGCATCGTCCAGCCGAACAAGCCGGATGTTGCCGTGGAACCGCGCCGGTTGCGCGGCATCGCCGCAACTTTCATCCTCGGCCTGATTGCGTGGGGCGTGGCAAGCATTCTGCTGGCGGGCGTGCGCGAACACCACAATTGATGCGTGGCATATGAATAACCTGAACCAGACGCCGCTGCGCAAGGCGTTTGCCATCCAGTTCCGGGTGGTCCATGCCTTGCTGCTGCGGGAACTCATTACCCGCTATGGCCGCCACAACATCGGCTTCATGTGGCTGTTCGTCGAACCCATGCTCTTCACCGCCGGCGTGGCCGCACTATGGGCCGCGACCAGGTCGGCGCATGGTTCGACCCTGCCCATCATCCCCTTCGCCGTCACCGGTTACTCATCCGTCCTGTTATGGCGCAATGCGGCCAACCGTTGCGCCAACGCGATCCAGCCCAACTTGAGCCTGCTGTACCACCGCAACGTCCGGGTGCTGGACGTGTTCGCATCCCGGTTGCTGCTGGAAATTGCCGGCGCCACCATTTCCCTGATCATGCTGTCGATTTTTTTTATCGCGACCGGCATGATGAAGATGCCGGAAGATTTGCTGTTGATGGCTTGCGCCTGGCTCCTGCTGGCCTGGTTCGCAGTTGCACTGGGCCTGGTCGTCGGCGCGATCACGGAACGTTCGGAAATTTATGAACGCCTTTGGCATACCTTGACCTACCTGATGTTTCCGCTATCCGGCGCGGTGTTCATGGTCGACTGGCTGCCGCAAGCCGTGCAGAATGTGGTTTTATGGATCCCGATGGTGCACGGCACGGAAATGCTGCGCCACGGCTACTTCGGCGAGGCCGTTCAGACCCACGAAAACCCCGCCTATCTGATCACCGCCAGCCTGGTCATGACGCTGCTCGGCCTGGCCCTGATGCGTGAAACGGCGCGCCGGGTGGAGCCGGCATGATCGTCATCGACAAGCTCAACAAGGCTTACCATACCAGTCATGGGCCGCGCACAGTACTTCACGACATCAACCTACGCCTGGACAAGGGCGACAAGCTCGGCATCCTCGGGCGCAATGGCGCCGGCAAGTCCACCCTGATCAGGCTGATCAGCGGCATCGAACAACCCACCTCCGGCCACGTGCATCGCGGTTTCAGCATTTCCTGGCCGCTAGCCTTCGGCGGCGCCTTCCAGGGCAGCCTGACCGGGATGGACAACCTGCGCTTCATTTGCCGGGTGTATGACACCGATATCGCTGCCGCCACCGATTATGTACAGGATTTCTCGGAGCTCGGTTCCTACCTGAATGAACCGGTCAAGACCTACTCATTCGGCATGCGCGCCCGCCTGGCCTTTGCCTTGTCCATGGCAATCGAATTCGATTGCTACCTGATCGACGAAGTGCTGGCGGTGGGCGATACGCGCTTCCAGGAAAAGTGTCACTACGAATTATTCGAAAAACGCCAGGACCGCTCCATCATCCTGGTGTCTCACATGCCGCAGCAAATACAGGCTTACTGCAACACCTACAGTGTGCTCGACGAGGGCCACCTGCACCATTTTGAAAATAGCGACGAAGCATATGCGTTTTACGACAGCAAACAATGACAAGCTGAGGCTTTTGCTCGACCTCAAGCCAGCGCTGGACGGCTATGCCGGCATTCCCCAGGAATCCCGCCTGCTGTTCCGTGGACTCCGCTCCATGGAGGGTTACGACGTCGAGGGCCTGATCCAGCATGGCGGCAGAAAACTGCGCCCGGCGCTATCCAGCAAGACCCAGTCCCTGTCCGTTGCCAAGCGCATCAACCGGCTGTCGCGCGCCGTCGTTTCGCTTTACGAAAACCCCTACAGCAACATGTTCGACAAGGCTGTCCAGGGGGTGGAAAACTATTATGCGCTGCACTTGCTGCGCCTGCGCACCTTGACGGGCAGGCCGCTGCCCGCCGGCATTTTTGAATCGGAACATTTTGACGATTTCATCTGGCGCACCTTTTTCAGCAAAACCCTGAAGGCGGCGGACAAGGAACTGGTGTCCACGGCACGCTACCGGGTGCTGGGCACGCCGCGCAAGCTGTTGCACCAGGCGGGACTGGCAGGCCTGAAGTTTTCTTCCGAGCCGCGCTATGTCCCGATCGACACCACAGGCTCGGATATCTTCCTGGCGCAGACCCCCTTTCCGGGGCGCGTCTCGAAAGGCACGCAAATGGTGGTGCGCTATCACGATGCGGTGCCCATCCTGATGCCGCACACGATCAATGACCGCGCCTTCCATCAAGCCTCGCACTTCTACGCGCTGCAAGACAATGTCAACTCAGGCGCGTGGTTTTCCTGCATTTCGGAAGCCACCCGCAACGACCTGCTGAAAATCTTTCCGCAAGCCGAAGCGCGGTCGTCTGTCATCCACAATATCGTCTCGGATGAATATTTCGAGGAAGACTCGTCCAAGGGCCTGATCTTCCAGATCCTGCGCAACCGCCAGGGCAAGGTGGACGAGTTCAAGCAAAAGTCCACCACGCTCGAAAAAAATGCGGAAACCGGCGAATTTCCCGACTTCGAGTACCTGCTGATGGTTTCCACCATCGAGCCGCGCAAGAACCACCTGCTGCTGACAGAAGCCTGGGAGCGCCTGAAGTACTCTTCAAAGCCGAACCTGAAACTGGTGATCGTCGGCAGCCTCGGATGGGAGCAGGGACCAGTGCTGAATGCCTTTCGCCCCTGGGCGGAACGCGGCGAGCTGTTTTACCTGAACAACGTCCCCGCTGCCGAACTGCGGGTACTGTACCGGCATGCCGAAGCCACCATTTGCCCAAGCTTCGCCGAAGGATTCGACTACACCGGCATCGAAGCCATGCTCAGCGGCGGCATCGTCATTTCCTCCGACATCCCTGTCCACCGTGAAATCTACGGCGATGCCTCGGAATACTTCAGCGCTTACTCGACGGAAGATGCCACCCAGGTCCTGGGAAAGGTATTGGCGGAAGATGGCGCGGCAC comes from the Janthinobacterium sp. 17J80-10 genome and includes:
- a CDS encoding mannose-1-phosphate guanylyltransferase/mannose-6-phosphate isomerase is translated as MSIVPTILCGGAGSRLWPVSRESHPKPFIRLADGQSLLQKAFLRGAMLPNVREILTVANRELLFKTQDDFREVNDGKLATSFILEPFGRNTAAAIAAAALHVAQAHGEDAVMLVLAADHLIADQEAFSLAVSEAVALARQGKLVTFGIQPDAPETGYGYIEANGNQVLRFVEKPSLAKAEEYLASGSFFWNSGIFCFEAGVMLQALEQHCPDILGATATCMTASRAAQGKDFSQIELDPDSFALVPDNSIDYAVMEKSSQVAVVPCDIGWSDIGSWSALGNLTNSDEQGNRINGEALLHDVSNCYIRSGKRLIGAVGLDNLIIVDTPDALLVADRSRVQDVKHLYAALKAQGHEAHKLHLTVHRPWGTYTVLEDEVRYKIKRIVVKPGASLSLQMHHHRSEHWIVVSGMARVVNGDNELFVNTNESTYIPAGHKHRLENPGILDLVMIEVQSGEYLGEDDIVRFQDVYGRC
- a CDS encoding ABC transporter permease, which gives rise to MNNLNQTPLRKAFAIQFRVVHALLLRELITRYGRHNIGFMWLFVEPMLFTAGVAALWAATRSAHGSTLPIIPFAVTGYSSVLLWRNAANRCANAIQPNLSLLYHRNVRVLDVFASRLLLEIAGATISLIMLSIFFIATGMMKMPEDLLLMACAWLLLAWFAVALGLVVGAITERSEIYERLWHTLTYLMFPLSGAVFMVDWLPQAVQNVVLWIPMVHGTEMLRHGYFGEAVQTHENPAYLITASLVMTLLGLALMRETARRVEPA
- a CDS encoding ABC transporter ATP-binding protein codes for the protein MIVIDKLNKAYHTSHGPRTVLHDINLRLDKGDKLGILGRNGAGKSTLIRLISGIEQPTSGHVHRGFSISWPLAFGGAFQGSLTGMDNLRFICRVYDTDIAAATDYVQDFSELGSYLNEPVKTYSFGMRARLAFALSMAIEFDCYLIDEVLAVGDTRFQEKCHYELFEKRQDRSIILVSHMPQQIQAYCNTYSVLDEGHLHHFENSDEAYAFYDSKQ
- a CDS encoding glycosyltransferase family 1 protein, with product MRFTTANNDKLRLLLDLKPALDGYAGIPQESRLLFRGLRSMEGYDVEGLIQHGGRKLRPALSSKTQSLSVAKRINRLSRAVVSLYENPYSNMFDKAVQGVENYYALHLLRLRTLTGRPLPAGIFESEHFDDFIWRTFFSKTLKAADKELVSTARYRVLGTPRKLLHQAGLAGLKFSSEPRYVPIDTTGSDIFLAQTPFPGRVSKGTQMVVRYHDAVPILMPHTINDRAFHQASHFYALQDNVNSGAWFSCISEATRNDLLKIFPQAEARSSVIHNIVSDEYFEEDSSKGLIFQILRNRQGKVDEFKQKSTTLEKNAETGEFPDFEYLLMVSTIEPRKNHLLLTEAWERLKYSSKPNLKLVIVGSLGWEQGPVLNAFRPWAERGELFYLNNVPAAELRVLYRHAEATICPSFAEGFDYTGIEAMLSGGIVISSDIPVHREIYGDASEYFSAYSTEDATQVLGKVLAEDGAALRAQLKANAREVSARYTAEAILPKWNAFFQKLKQAK